In Antechinus flavipes isolate AdamAnt ecotype Samford, QLD, Australia chromosome 3, AdamAnt_v2, whole genome shotgun sequence, a genomic segment contains:
- the LOC127556612 gene encoding zinc finger protein 420-like produces MSDRGGPVRFWDVAVDFSPEEWGCLAPSQKELYREVMLENYRNLACVGLAVVKPAVIRQLEQGAEPWMPEGDVPKGGCPELSLQTSLRKKDLFLSTLEQSRKCDASLGKQLSRKEKRSRSCIREKYYECHECGNVFPQRTALTRHLRIHTGEKPYQCHECGKAFRVNDLLNVHKRIHTGEKPYKCSECGKTFRVSEHLTQHQVLHTGEKPYQCHECGKSFYRSTELTRHQRIHTSEKPYECSECGGAFRWRSALTQHQTIHTGEKPYECRDCGKAFRRSTDFTRHQRIHTGEKPYECLDCGKAFSRGTELTRHRTIHTGEKPYECSECGKTFRWRAALTQHQTIHTGEKPYECRECGKVFRLKIQFSRHQRIHTGEKPYECDDCGKTFRRRSQLTQHQRIHTGEKPYKCHQCGKAFGWQTELTRHQRIHTGEKPYECNECGKAFRESGTLTAHQRIHTGEKPYKCNECGKAFCANGNLTRHQRIHTGEKPYECQQCEKAFPQKEKLIRHQKIHDADSYQLISQSTSIY; encoded by the exons ATGAGTGACCGGGGG GGCCCCGTGAGATTCTGGGACGTGGCGGTGGACTTCAGCCCGGAGGAGTGGGGGTGTCTGGCCCCGTCCCAGAAGGAGCTCTacagggaggtgatgctggagaactaccGGAACCTGGCCTGTGTGG GACTGGCTGTTGTCAAACCCGCTGTGATCCGGCAGCTGGAGCAAGGGGCAGAGCCGTGGATGCCCGAGGGAGACGTCCCCAAAGGCGGCTGTCCAG AACTATCATTGCAGACGAGTCTCAGAAAGAAGGATCTCTTCCTCTCCACCTTGGAACAATCCCGGAAATGTGATGCTAGTCTAGGAAAGCAACTGAGCAGGAAAGAGAAACGTTCTCG ATCTTGTATTAGAGAGAAATATTATGAATGTCATGAATGTGGGAATGTTTTCCCCCAGAGGACAGCCTTGACTCGACACCTGAGGATtcacacaggagagaaaccttatcAATGCCacgaatgtgggaaagccttccgTGTGAATGACTTGCTTAATGTCCACAAGAGGATTCATACTGGGGAGAAGCCTTACAAGTGCAGTGAGTGTGGGAAAACCTTTCGAGTGAGCGAGCATCTTACCCAGCATCAGGTACTTCACACAGGAGAGAAGCCTTATCAGTGTCACGAATGTGGGAAATCCTTCTACCGGAGCACAGAGCTTACTCGACATCAGAGGATCCATACTAgtgagaaaccttatgaatgcagCGAATGCGGAGGAGCCTTCCGCTGGAGGTCTGCTCTCACTCAACATCAGACGATTCACAccggagagaagccttatgaatgtcgtgactgtgggaaagccttcagacGGAGCACGGATTTTACTCGTCACCAGAggattcacactggagaaaagccttatgaatgtcttgactgtggaaaggctttcagcaGAGGCACGGAGCTCACTCGACACCGGAcgattcatactggagagaaaccttatgagtgcAGCGAATGTGGGAAGACCTTCCGTTGGCGGGCAgctctcactcagcatcagacaATTCACAccggagagaaaccttatgaatgtcgCGAGTGTGGGAAGGTCTTCCGCCTGAAGATACAGTTTTCccgacatcagagaatccatactggagagaaaccttatgaatgtgatGATTGCGGAAAGACCTTCCGCCGGAGGTCGCAGCTTACacaacatcagagaattcatactggagaaaaaccttataaatgtcaTCAATGTGGGAAGGCCTTTGGCTGGCAAACAGAACTCACtcgacatcagagaattcatacaggagagaaaccttatgaatgtaatgaatgtgggaaagcctttcgTGAGAGCGGGACCCTTACTGCtcaccagagaattcacactggagagaaaccttataaatgtaatgagtgtgggaaagccttcTGTGCGAATGGAAACCTTACCCgccatcagagaattcacactggggagaaaccttatgaatgtcaGCAATGCGAGAAGGCTTTTCCCCAGAAGGAAAAACTTATTCGACATCAGAAAATTCATGATGCAGACTCATATCagttaatcagtcaatcaacaagcatttattaa